CGCAGTCCGCGTCATGCGTGCCTGTGAAGAGCTCGGTATCGGCACCGTCGCAGTGTACAGTGATGCAGACAAAAACGCCGGTCACGTCCGCTACGCGGACGAAGCGTACAACATCGGTCCAGCCCGCGCCGCGGAGTCCTACCTCGACCACGAGGCTGTCATCGAGGCCGCAGAGAAGGCTGATGCAGATGCCATCCACCCCGGCTACGGTTTCCTCGCGGAGAACGCAGAGTTCGCCGGCAAAGTCGCCGACGCGGGCATCACCTGGGTCGGCCCGAGTTCGGAATCGATGGAGCAACTCGGCGAGAAGACGAAGGCTCGCAAACTGATGGAGGCCGCAGGCGTCCCAATCGTCCCCGGGACGACGGACCCCGTCACCTCCGGCGAGGAAGTCGAAGCCTTCGGCGAGGAACACGGCTTCCCCGTCGCCATCAAGGCAGAGGGTGGCGGTGGCGGCCGCGGGATGAAGGTCGTCAACTCCGCGGAGGAAGCGCAGGACAAGTTCGAGTCGGCCCAGCGCGAGGGTGAAGCCTACTTCGACAATCCGTCCGTATACGTCGAAAAGTACCTCGAAGCGCCACGCCACATCGAGGTGCAGATTATCGCAGACCAGCACGGCAACGTGCGCCACCTCGGCGAGCGCGACTGTTCGCTCCAGCGCCGCCATCAGAAGGTCATCGAAGAGGGGCCAAGTCCGGCCCTCTCCGACGAACTCCGCGCCGAAATCGGCGAGGCCGCCCGCCAGGGTGTCATGGCCTCCGACTACGTGAACGCGGGGACCGTCGAGTTCCTCGTCGAGGACGGCGAGTTCTACTTCCTCGAAGTGAACACCCGGATTCAGGTCGAACACTGCGTGACCGAGGAAATCACGGGCATCGACATCGTGAAGTGGCAACTGCGAGTCGCCATGGGCGAAGAACTCGGCTTCGAACAGGAGGACGTCGAAATCGAGGGCCACGCGATGGAGTTCCGCATCAACGCCGAGAACGCGGCGAACAACTTCGCACCCGCCACCGGCACACTCGAGACGTACGCCCCGCCGGGCGGCATCGGCGTCCGCATGGACGACGCGCTCCGCCAGGGCGACAAAATCGGCGGCGACTACGACTCGATGATTGGCAAGCTCATCGTGTACGGCAAAGACCGCGAGGAGTGTATCGCCCGGTCGAAGCGCGCGCTCAAGGAGTTCGACATTGAGGGCATCGTGACGGTCATCCCGTTCCACCGCCTCATGCTCACCGACGAGCAGTTCGTCGCGGGTACGCA
This sequence is a window from Haladaptatus sp. QDMS2. Protein-coding genes within it:
- a CDS encoding acetyl-CoA carboxylase biotin carboxylase subunit → MFDKVLVANRGEIAVRVMRACEELGIGTVAVYSDADKNAGHVRYADEAYNIGPARAAESYLDHEAVIEAAEKADADAIHPGYGFLAENAEFAGKVADAGITWVGPSSESMEQLGEKTKARKLMEAAGVPIVPGTTDPVTSGEEVEAFGEEHGFPVAIKAEGGGGGRGMKVVNSAEEAQDKFESAQREGEAYFDNPSVYVEKYLEAPRHIEVQIIADQHGNVRHLGERDCSLQRRHQKVIEEGPSPALSDELRAEIGEAARQGVMASDYVNAGTVEFLVEDGEFYFLEVNTRIQVEHCVTEEITGIDIVKWQLRVAMGEELGFEQEDVEIEGHAMEFRINAENAANNFAPATGTLETYAPPGGIGVRMDDALRQGDKIGGDYDSMIGKLIVYGKDREECIARSKRALKEFDIEGIVTVIPFHRLMLTDEQFVAGTHTTKYLDEELDVERIKDAQEKWGPTKTGDAEDEETVEREFVVEVNGKRFEVNLEEHGAPAVAATASSGKKQSSAPRPSSKNGDDSDSGSAPTDGQQVKAEMQGTILAVNVDEGDEVTSGDVVCVLEAMKMENDVVASASGTVTHVSVSEGESVNMGDVLIVIE